The Roseibium sp. Sym1 nucleotide sequence GAGTTTCGGTTTCAGGGCAATCGCCATGGCGATCACCACACGCTGGCGCTGGCCGCCGGAGAGTTCATGCGGATAGCGCGACAGCGGGAACCTGTCCTGCGGCAGTTCGGCCCGGGAGAGCGCCTCTGCGGCACGGGACATGGCGTCGGCTTTTGAAACATTCTCATGGATGAGAATGGTCTCGGCCACCTGTGCCCCGATGGTCTTCAGCGGGTTGAGCGCCGTCATCGGCTCCTGGAAGACCATGCCGACATCCCGGCCCCGCAGGCTGCAGAGGTCCTTTTCGGCAAGGGAGAGAATGTCCTTTCCGTCCAGCGTAATCCGGCCGGCGCAGTCCGACCCGTTTGGCAGGAGCTGCAGCACGCTGAAGGCGGTGATCGACTTGCCCGAACCGCTCTCGCCGATGACCCCGAGAATCCTCCCGGGGGCAACCTTCATGGACACGCCCTTCAGGATCGGCTGTCCGTGAATGGTGAGCGACAGGGCGTCGATCGCCAGAAGGCTCATGCGCGCGCCCTCCTGAGTTTCGGGTCGAGCACGTCCCGCAATCCGTCGCCGAGCAGGTTGAGGCCGAGTACGGTCAGCAGGATGGCGAGGCCCGGGAAGAGCGCGAGATGGGGCGCGAGCGATATCATCGTCTGGCTGTCTGCCAGCATGCGCCCCCAGCTGGCAATCGGCGGCTGCGCGCCGAGCCCGACATAGCTCAAGCCCGCCTCGGCGAGAATGCCGAGCGAAAACTGGATGGTGCCCTGGACGATCAGCAGGTTGGCGACATTGGGCAGGATGTGTTCCAGCGAGATCCGCGCCGGCCCCTTGCCAGCCACCCGCGCCGCCAGGATGTAGTCCCGGCTCCACAGCGACAGCGCCGCGCCGCGCGTCAGGCGCGCGAAGACCGGAATGTTGAAAATGCCGATGGCGATGATGGCATTCAGCGCCGACGCGCCGAAGACGGCGGTGATCATCACGGCAATCAGCAGGCTCGGAAAGGCAAAGACGAGATCGTTGCCGCGCATGATCACCTCGTCCACGAGCCCCCCCTTCCTGGCGGCCGCAGCCAGGCCGAACGGCACGCCGATGACCATGCCGATGCCGACAGCGACCAACGCAACGGCAATGGAGGTTCGCGCGCCTTCCATGATCATGCTGAGGATATCCCGGCCGAACTGGTCCGTGCCGAAAGGATGGGCCCAGCCTGGACCTTTCATGCGGTTCGCGATGTCCAGCACGGTGATGTCGTAGGGCACCCAGACGAGGCTGATCAGCGCGGCACCGGCAAAGACAAGCGTCAGGATCAGGCCGGGCAAAAGCGTTCGGCTGGAAAGGAGAACACTCATCAGCGGCGTCTCCTCAGGCGCGGATCCACCCAGGCATAGGCCATGTCGACCGCGAAATTGACCAGGATCACCGCGAAGACCAGCAGCATCACGACACTCTCGACCACGATCAGATCGCGCGCGCTGATTGACTGGAACACCAGCCGGCCAAGGCCCGGCAGGAAAAAGACATTCTCGATGATGATGGCACCGGCCAGCAGAAACGAGAACTGCAGGCCCAGAATCGTCAGCACCGGGATCAGGGCGTTGCGGACCGCGTGCCGCCAGAGCGCCTGGCCCCTGCTCAGTCCCTTGGCACGGGCGGTGCGGATGAAATCCTCGCTGAGCGTGTCGAGAAGGCTGGAGCGCATCACCCTGGTCAGGATGCTCGCCTGCGGCAACGCAAGCGCGATGGCCGGCAGGGTCAGCGCCTTCATGGCCGGGAAGAAACCGGCATCCCAGCCCGGGAATCCGCCGGCGGAGAACCAGCGCAGATTGATGGCGAACACCAGCACCATCAGCATGGCGAACCAGAAATTCGGAATGGCGACGCCGAGCTGCGTTACCCCCATGACACCGGCATCAACGGCGGAACCGCGCCGGGAAGCCGCCCAGATCCCGGCCGGGAATGCGATCAGCGTGCTCAGGGTGAGCGCGTAAAGCGCCAACGGCAGGGACACCCAGAGCCGGTCGCCGATCATGCCGGCCACGGGCGTGCGGTAGGTGTAGGAGGTGCCGAAATCGCCGGTCAGCAGGCCGCCCGCCCAGGACAGGTAGCGTTCAAGCACCGAACCGTTCAGGCCGAGTTCCTGCCGTAGGGCATTGAGCGTGTCTTCCTGGGCGTTGAGGCCGAGCATATAGGCCGCCGGGTCGCCCGGCACGACTTCCAGCGCCAGGAAGATCACCACCGAGGCGGCCACGAGGCTCAGCCCCAGGGACAACAGGCGTTTCAGGAAATAGTGCAGCATGACCGCGTTAAGTGCCTATCGGCGGTTCCAGGAAGGCGAAGGGAGTGGCGCGTGTCCGCGAAAAGGCACGGACACGCGTGTTCAGGCGACGATCAGTCTTCCCAGTAGACGGCCGTCAGGTCCGTCGCCTGGGTCGGCTGGTTCTTCCAGAGCCCCTTGATCTTGGCGTTGGCAACGGTCGGGAAGGCAAGCTGGAACAGGTAGCCGTTGACATAGTCGTTGGAGATGATCTCCTGCGCGTCCTTCAAAAGCGCCGAGCGTTTTGCCGGATCGTTTTCAACGGTCAGGGCCTCGATCAGCTTCTGGAAGTCCGCATTGTCATACTGGAAATAGTAGTCCGGTCGGGCATAGATGCCGATGTCCATCGGTTCGGTGTGGCTGACGATGGTCAGGCCGAAATCCTTGCCCTTGAACACCTGCTCCAGCCACTGCGCCCATTCCAGGTTGGTGATCTCCGTCTCGATGCCGACGGCGCGCAGCTGCGCGGCGATGATCTCGCCGCCCCGGCGGGCATAGGACGGCGGCGGCAGCTTCAATGTGGTGGTGAAACCGTCCGGGAACCCGGCCTCGGCAAGCAGTTTCTTCGACAGTTCCGGGTCGTACTGGCTCAAGGAAGTCAGATCGACATAGTCCGGGTTATGCGGCGCGAAATGGGTGCCGATCGGTGTGCCGTAGCCGAACATGGCGCCGTCGATGATCGCCTGCCGGTCGATGGCATGGGCAATCGCTTCGCGCACCTTGATGTTGTCGAGCGGCGGCAGCTTGTTGTTGGTCGACAGGATCGTCTCGCCTTCCGTCGACCCGACCAGCACCTGGAAGCGCGGATCGGCCTCGAATTGCGGCAGGTTTTCCGGTGCCGGGAAACCGACAAAGGCATTGACGTCCTCGGCCATCACCGCCGCAAAGGCCGCGGTCGGATCGGAAATGAACTTGAAGGTGACCTTGTCGAGCTTTGCAGGCTCGCCCCAGTAGTCGGCGTTCTTTTCCAGGTCGATCCGGTCGCCCTGGACCCAGTCGGCAAACTGGAAGGCACCGGTGCCGATCGGCTTCGACTTGATGTCGCCGACGCTCTCCGGCGCGACAATGACCGCGTCGCCCCAGGCCATGTTGAACAGGAAGCTGCCATTCGGCTCTTTCAGGGTCACCTTGACGGTCAGCGGATCGACTGCCTCGACGCTGTCGATGCCGGCAAACAGCGCCTTCTGGGCGTTCTGGCTGTCATCGGCACGGGCACGGTCCAGGCTGAACTTGACGTCCTCGGCAGTCATGTCGGTGCCGTCGTGGAACTTGACGCCCTCATGCAGCTTGAACGTATAGGTCTTGCCGTCCTCGGAGATCTCCCAGCTTTCGGCAAGGCCCGGATTGACCGAACCGTCCGGCCCGAAGCGGGTCAGGCCCTCGAAAACATTGGAATAAAGCACGGAATCGATGGCCCCGGCCGCGGCACTGGTCGGGTCCAGATGCGGCGGCTCGAGCTGCATGGCGACAACGATATCGCCCTTGGCATGGGCGAGCCCCATGCTCGCGGTCAGCGCCAAGGCACTTATCACTCCCAGTCCGATCTTACGCAAGCTCATGACTTCCCCCTTTTTCTGTCGGCTGATTTTCGTCTTCAGCCAGAAGATCTATCAGCGAGCGGCCCATCACCTTCGCCGAGTCGAGCATGTCGTCCACGCCGACATATTCGTCCGGTTTGTGTGCCAGATCCAGAATGCCCGGGCCATAGGCGATACAATTTTTCAGTTTGCCGATGCGGTCGATATGCTTCTGGTCGTAGGTGCCGGGGCTGACCACATATTCCGCGTCCCTGCCCATGGTCTCGCGGATGGCTTTCGCAACAGTCGTGACCACCGGCGCGTCCTTTTCCGTCATGGTCGGCAGCACCCGATGGAGTTCGCGGACATCGTAGCGGAATTTTTCTCGCCGGCCCTCAACCGTCTTCAACACGTCCATCACTTCGGCTTGGACCTCGTCGATATTTTCCTCCAGCAGGAAGCGTCGGTCGATCACCATGCGGCAGCTGTCGGGCACGCAGGGACTGGGCAGGCCGGTGAAATCGGCATCGCCTTCCGACTGGCCGCCATGGATGGAATTGATGTTCAGGGTCGACTGGCGCGCGCCTTCCGGCACCACCGGCATGTCCGTGCGCTTTTGCGCCAGGGCGGGAAAGAGGCTCTCTTCCATCTCGTCGATCACCGCGCCCATATGACGGACGGCACAGTCACCCAGAAACGGCATGGAGCCATGGGCGATCTCGCCGTAGGTCTCGACTTCGGCCCACCAGACACCGCGGTGACCGAGGCAGATCCGGTCCTTGTTGAGCGGCTCGGGAATGATGACATGCTGGACACGCTCCGGGCTGAAATAGCCCTTGCCGGCGAGATAGGCGACGCCGCCATATCCACCCGATTCCTCATCCGCCGTGCCGCTGATCTCGATGGCACCGGAGAAGTCCGGGCACACGGCCAGAAAAGCCTCGGCCGCGACGATGCTGGCGGCCAGGCCACCCTTCATGTCGCAGGCCCCGCGGCCATAGATCTTGCCGTCGATCAGTTCACCGCCGAACGGGTCCTTCGTCCAGCCATGGCCGACATCGACCACGTCGATATGGCTGTTGAAATGAACGCACTCGCCGGGCCTGTCGCCGTCCCGGCGCGCAACGATGTTCCAGCGCGGATAGCGGTCACTGTCTCCGGGCGTGCCGTGCGCGCGGATCAGTTCCACGTCAAAACCGGACGCCGCCAGGCGTTTCTGCAGGTAGTCGCAGATCTCGCGGTAGTTCTCGCCGGGCGGGTTCAATGTCGGAATGCGCAGGAGATCCTGGGTCAGCGCGACCAGGTCGTCACGCCTCATGTCAATTTCCCGGATCAGGTCGTCTGCAAGCGGCATTCCGGTATCATCTCCCATTGGCAAAAGGAGCAATCACTATGCTACCCTCTTCCTACGGTGCCAATACCGTAGTTTCACGGTGACCCAATCACATGCACGATCTCGATCAGCTCGCCTTCGATCACGCCCCCATGGGCCTTGCGCTCACCGAGGACCGGATCATCCGCACCTGCAACGGCACCTTTGCCGAGATGTTCGGCTACCGGAAGGAGGACCTGATCGGCCAGAGTTTCCGCCGGCTCTACGGCACCGACCAGGAATTCCACCAGATCCGCGATATCGGCCTTGAACCCCTGCGCCGGTCCCTGCCCTATACGGACGAGCGCCTGATGCAACGCGCCGACGGCTCCCGGATCTGGTGCCGGTTCCGGGCCCGCACGCTGACACCCGAAGCGCCGCTCAGGCGCATCGTGCTGAGCTTTGCCCTGATCGACAATGCCAGCGCCGGTCCGAAACTCACCCCGCGCGAGCGCGAGGTTCTCCTGCTGCTGTCCAAGGGCCAGACCAGCAAAGAAATGGGCCGCGTTCTCGGCCTGTCACCGCGCACGGTCGAGGACGTCCGCGCGCGGCTCTTGAAGAAGTTTCAGGTGAAAAGCGTCGCGGTGCTTCTGGCGCGGCTGTCCGGGCATCAGGCGGGCAAAGGGGGGCGGTAAGAGACGACTAGGCAATCGGCCACAGCTACAAACCCAGGGGTCACCCCGGACGAGCGAAGCGAAGATCCGGGGCCCAATCATTTCCAGAGCGCCGACCGTTTTGAGGTCAGTGCCCTGAAGGGCCAATCCTGATCGCAAGTGGCAATGCGAGTAGGCCCCGGGTCTCGCGTTGCTCGCCCGGGGTGACACCCAAAAAACGACAAGGTGTGGTTGGCGCCTCAGGCTTTCGTCACCTTCTGGGTCTGAACACCCAGCTTGTCGATGCCCAGTTTCATGACCTCGCCGCCCTCCAGATAAACCGGCGGCTTGCAGCCCATGCCGACGCCGGGAGGGGTGCCGGTGGAGATGACATCGCCCGGCTGCAGGCTCATGAAGCGGCTGAGATAGGAAATCAGGAACGGGACCCGGTAGACCATCGTCTTGGTGGATCCGTTCTGGTAGCGCTTGCCGTCGACTTCCAGCCACATGCCGAGATCGTCGAAGTTGCCGACCTCGTCCGGCGTCACCAGCCAGGGTCCGGTCGGACCGAAGGTGTCGCAGCCCTTGCCCTTGTCCCATGTGCCGGAGCGTTCGATCTGGAATTCACGTTCGGAGACATCATTGACGACGCAGAAGCCGGCGACATGGTCCATCGCATCGGCTTCGTCGATATAGGCGCCACCCTTGCCGATCACGACGCCAAGCTCGACTTCCCAGTCGGTCTTTTCAGAGCCGCGCGGGATCTTCACATCGTCGTCCGGACCGACAATGGCAGAGGTCCACTTGTTGAAGACGACGGGTTCGGGCGGTACGTCCATGCCGGATTCCGCGGCGTGGTCCGCGTAGTTGAGGCCGATGCAGATGAACTTGCCGATGGCACCGACACACGGGCCGAGACGCAGGTCCTGCTGCGGCACACCGTCGACGAGCGGAAGCCCGGCGATGTCCAGCCCGCGCAGCCGCTCCATGGTCTCCGGCAAAAGCGCGTCACCCGCTACGTCAGGGATAACGGAAGACAGGTCGCGCACCCTGTTGTCGGCATCGAGAACACCGGGCTTTTCCTGTCCCGGGGCACCAAATCTCAGCAATTTCATGAAATACCGTCCTTGAATTGTTGGAGCCCGGTCACTCGCGCAACCGGGCTCTTTCCAGAGTTACACCCTATATCGCTCAGTCGTACAAGACAGCAGCGATCTTCGGGTCGTCAATGTTGGATTTGTCGTAGTAGTAGAAGCCGGTGTCGATATGGCCCGGAACCTCCTTGCCCTGGGACGCTTCGAGCGCCGCCTTGACGGTCTCGTAGCCGATGCCGACCGGGTTCTGGGTGATCGCGCCGGCCATCACGCCGTTGCGGATCGCGTCCTTCTGCGCCTTGCCGCTGTCATAGCCGATGATGACGATGTCGGACTTGCCCATTTCGGTGACGCCGTTGACAACACCCAGGGCCGAGCCTTCGTTGGCACCGAAGATGCCTTTCAGGTCCGGATTGGCCGTCAGGATCGCCTTGGTGAGTTCCGTCGACTTCAGGTGATCACCGCCGCCATACTGCACGGTCACAACTTCAATGTCCGGGTGCTTGTCCTTGATCTGATTGGCAAAACCGTCAACGCGGTCGATGCCGGTGCGGCTGGTCTGGTCATGGGCGATGATGGCAACCTTGCCGGCACCGCCGATGAGTTCAGCCATCTTGTCGGCCGCAAGCGCCGCGGCGGCGACGTTGTCGGTGGACGCGGTGGTCACCGGGATGTCGCTGTCGACGCCGCTGTCGAAGGCAATCACCGGAATGCCGTTTTCCTGGGCCTGCCTCAAGAGTGGGATCGCGGCCTGGCTGTCCAGCGCGGCAAAGCCGATCGCGGTCGGGTTCTTGGCAAGGGCGGCGGCGAGCATGTCGATCTGGCGGTCGACCATGGTCTCGTTGTCCGGGCCCTCGAAGGTGATGGCCACGCCGAATTCTTCGGCTGCCTGGTCGGCACCGGCCTTCACGGCCTGCCAGAACTGGTGCTGGAAGCCCTTGGAAATCAGCGGAATGTAGGTTTCCTGGGCATTGGCGATGTTCCCGGACAGCATCAGCGCGACTGCGCTGGCGGCTCCGATGAGGGTACGTCTGTTCAGCATTTTCCTCTCCTTTGGTTGATCCGGACGAAAGGTCCGGTACGCGGGGTGTGGACACCCTCTTGTTGGTTGGTTGGTGAAACTCAGGCCTTGCGCTTGCGCACCATGTCCGCATAGACGGCCAGGATGATGATTGCGCCGGTGACCACCGTCTGCCATTCCTGGGCGACGGAGAGCACCCGCAGCCCGTTGGTCAGGACGGCCATGATCAGGGCCCCGATGAGGGTGCCGAGCACTGTGCCGCGCCCGCCGCTGAGCGACGTGCCCCCGATCACGACCGCCGCGATGGCTTCCAGTTCGTAGCCGAGGCCCAGCGCCGGCTGGGCGGAATTGAGCCGTGAGGCGATCAGGATGCCGGCAATGCCGCAGATCGAGCCGGCCAGCGCATAGACGGACATCTTCCAGAAATCGGTGTTCACGCCCGAGAGGCGCACCGCCTCCTCGTTGGATCCAAGGGCAAACGTGTAGCGGCCCAGCACCGTGCGGCCCAGAATATAGGCGGCGGCGCCCGCGACCAGGAACAGGATCAGCACGCCGTTCGGGATCGGCAGCGCCGGAATGATGTCGCCGATCAGCGAGCCTCGGGAAATCTGGTCGAAGCCGGGCGTGTCGTTGAAATAGATCGGCCGCGTGCCGGAAATCACCAGCGACAGCCCCTTCAGGATCAGCATCATGCCGAGGGTGGCGATGAAGGGCGGGATCTTCATCTTGGCAACGAAGGTTCCAGAGCACAGGCCGCAGAAGGCGCCGGTCGCAATCGCCGCGATGACGCCCAATGGCAAAGGCATGCCGAGATTGGTCAGGACCACACCGGCGATCACCGCGCAGAAGGTCATCAGCGTGCCGACCGACAGGTCGATGCCGCCGGTGATGATCACCAGCGTGGCCGCGACGGCCAGCACCCCGTTGACCGAGGTCGCCTGCAGGATCGCGATCATGTTCGAGGTCTGCATGAAATTCGGCGAGGCGATCGAGAACCCGATCAGCAGCAGGATCAGGCTGGCAAAGGCGAGCAGTTTCTGGTGCGCGCCGGCTTCGACCAGACGGCCAACGAGCGACGGGCTCGAGGTGGTGTTCACGGCGGTCATTGCTGGTATCCCTCTGGCTGCATGGATGGGGCCCTGAGTGTCGCGAGATGCATGATGTCTTCCTGGGAGGTCTCTTCGCCGCCGGGCAGGATGCCGGTCAGCCGGCCCTCGCACATGACGGCGATGCGATGGCTGAGGCGCATGACTTCCGGCAGTTCCGACGAGATCACGATCACCGCCCTGCCCTCAGCGGCCAGGTTCTTCAGAAGCTTGTAGATTTCCGACTTGGCACCGACATCGATGCCGCGTGTCGGTTCGTCGAAGATGAGAATGTCGCAGTCCCGGTAGAGCCACTTGGCGATGACGACCTTCTGCTGGTTGCCGCCGGACAGGAGCCGGACTTCCTGCCGGTCCGACGGCGTGCGGATCTCCAGCTTGCCGATATAGTCCTGCGCGGTCTTGCGCATGTCCTCGTCCCGCAAGACACCCATCCGGCTGGAGAACCGGTCGAGACTGGCAAGCGCGATGTTGGTGCGCACGTCCATGCCCGTCGCGAGGCCGAAATGCTTGCGGTCTTCTGAAAGGTAGCCGATGCCCGCCTTCACCGCGTCGGACGGCTTGGCAATGCTGCAGGGCTTGCCGTGTACCCGGATCTCTCCGCCGTCGCGCGGGTCCGCCCCGAAGATAGCGCGCGCAACTTCGGTCCGTCCCGCGCCCATAAGGCCGGCAAACCCGAGGATTTCGCCTTTCTTCACTTCAAAGCTGACATCGCGGATTTCCTTGCCGCGATTGAGACCGCGCACTTCGAGGACCGTCTCGGCATGCGACAGATCGGGCACGGCGACCGGTTCGTTGGTGACCTCCCGCCCGACCATCATGGAAATGATCTTGGAAACCGGGGTTTCTGCCGCGCCGACCGTGCCGACATAGGCGCCGTCGCGCATCACGGTCACCCGGTCGGCGATCTGCTTCAATTCATCCATCTTGTGGCTGATGTAGATGATGCCGACGCCGTCGACCTTGAGGCGCCGGATGATGGTGAACAGCTCGGCGATCTCGGCATCGTTCAGCGCCGCGGTCGGCTCGTCCATGATCAGGACCTTCGAGCGGTAGGACAGCGCCTTGGCGATTTCCACCATCTGCTGGCGGGCGATGGTCAGGTCGCCGACCACCGTCTTCGGGTTCATGGTCAGGTTCATGGACCGGAAGATCTCGACCGCCTGCGCGTTCAAGGCGGCCTCGTCCAGACGGCCGAAGCGCTTGCGCGGTTCGCGGCCAATGAAGATGTTCTGCGCCACCGTCAGGTCGTTCATCAGGCTGAGTTCCTGGTGAATGATGCCGATGCCGAGATCCTGTGCCGCGCGCGGGCTGTCCAGGACAACGTCCTTGCCTGCGACCAGCAGTTCGCCGCCGTCCTTGGGATAGATGCCGGACAGGATCTTCATCAGGGTCGACTTGCCGGCGCCGTTCTCGCCCATCAGCGCATGGACTTCGCCGCTGTTCAGCTCAAAGCTGACATTCTTGAGGGCATGGACACCGGGAAACCGTTTCTCGATCCCCGTCATCTTGACCAGACTTGTCATGACACGGTCCTCCCAAACCGCGACGGTGCATCACCTCAGATGGTGACACCTCCGTCGACCAGGAGCGCCTGCCCGGACACGAACCGGCTCTCGTCGGACAACAGGTAGACGACCAT carries:
- a CDS encoding ABC transporter substrate-binding protein — protein: MSLRKIGLGVISALALTASMGLAHAKGDIVVAMQLEPPHLDPTSAAAGAIDSVLYSNVFEGLTRFGPDGSVNPGLAESWEISEDGKTYTFKLHEGVKFHDGTDMTAEDVKFSLDRARADDSQNAQKALFAGIDSVEAVDPLTVKVTLKEPNGSFLFNMAWGDAVIVAPESVGDIKSKPIGTGAFQFADWVQGDRIDLEKNADYWGEPAKLDKVTFKFISDPTAAFAAVMAEDVNAFVGFPAPENLPQFEADPRFQVLVGSTEGETILSTNNKLPPLDNIKVREAIAHAIDRQAIIDGAMFGYGTPIGTHFAPHNPDYVDLTSLSQYDPELSKKLLAEAGFPDGFTTTLKLPPPSYARRGGEIIAAQLRAVGIETEITNLEWAQWLEQVFKGKDFGLTIVSHTEPMDIGIYARPDYYFQYDNADFQKLIEALTVENDPAKRSALLKDAQEIISNDYVNGYLFQLAFPTVANAKIKGLWKNQPTQATDLTAVYWED
- a CDS encoding acetylornithine deacetylase/succinyl-diaminopimelate desuccinylase family protein, with amino-acid sequence MPLADDLIREIDMRRDDLVALTQDLLRIPTLNPPGENYREICDYLQKRLAASGFDVELIRAHGTPGDSDRYPRWNIVARRDGDRPGECVHFNSHIDVVDVGHGWTKDPFGGELIDGKIYGRGACDMKGGLAASIVAAEAFLAVCPDFSGAIEISGTADEESGGYGGVAYLAGKGYFSPERVQHVIIPEPLNKDRICLGHRGVWWAEVETYGEIAHGSMPFLGDCAVRHMGAVIDEMEESLFPALAQKRTDMPVVPEGARQSTLNINSIHGGQSEGDADFTGLPSPCVPDSCRMVIDRRFLLEENIDEVQAEVMDVLKTVEGRREKFRYDVRELHRVLPTMTEKDAPVVTTVAKAIRETMGRDAEYVVSPGTYDQKHIDRIGKLKNCIAYGPGILDLAHKPDEYVGVDDMLDSAKVMGRSLIDLLAEDENQPTEKGGSHELA
- a CDS encoding PAS and helix-turn-helix domain-containing protein; this encodes MHDLDQLAFDHAPMGLALTEDRIIRTCNGTFAEMFGYRKEDLIGQSFRRLYGTDQEFHQIRDIGLEPLRRSLPYTDERLMQRADGSRIWCRFRARTLTPEAPLRRIVLSFALIDNASAGPKLTPREREVLLLLSKGQTSKEMGRVLGLSPRTVEDVRARLLKKFQVKSVAVLLARLSGHQAGKGGR
- a CDS encoding sugar ABC transporter ATP-binding protein, whose amino-acid sequence is MTSLVKMTGIEKRFPGVHALKNVSFELNSGEVHALMGENGAGKSTLMKILSGIYPKDGGELLVAGKDVVLDSPRAAQDLGIGIIHQELSLMNDLTVAQNIFIGREPRKRFGRLDEAALNAQAVEIFRSMNLTMNPKTVVGDLTIARQQMVEIAKALSYRSKVLIMDEPTAALNDAEIAELFTIIRRLKVDGVGIIYISHKMDELKQIADRVTVMRDGAYVGTVGAAETPVSKIISMMVGREVTNEPVAVPDLSHAETVLEVRGLNRGKEIRDVSFEVKKGEILGFAGLMGAGRTEVARAIFGADPRDGGEIRVHGKPCSIAKPSDAVKAGIGYLSEDRKHFGLATGMDVRTNIALASLDRFSSRMGVLRDEDMRKTAQDYIGKLEIRTPSDRQEVRLLSGGNQQKVVIAKWLYRDCDILIFDEPTRGIDVGAKSEIYKLLKNLAAEGRAVIVISSELPEVMRLSHRIAVMCEGRLTGILPGGEETSQEDIMHLATLRAPSMQPEGYQQ
- a CDS encoding ABC transporter permease, whose amino-acid sequence is MSVLLSSRTLLPGLILTLVFAGAALISLVWVPYDITVLDIANRMKGPGWAHPFGTDQFGRDILSMIMEGARTSIAVALVAVGIGMVIGVPFGLAAAARKGGLVDEVIMRGNDLVFAFPSLLIAVMITAVFGASALNAIIAIGIFNIPVFARLTRGAALSLWSRDYILAARVAGKGPARISLEHILPNVANLLIVQGTIQFSLGILAEAGLSYVGLGAQPPIASWGRMLADSQTMISLAPHLALFPGLAILLTVLGLNLLGDGLRDVLDPKLRRARA
- a CDS encoding ABC transporter permease gives rise to the protein MLHYFLKRLLSLGLSLVAASVVIFLALEVVPGDPAAYMLGLNAQEDTLNALRQELGLNGSVLERYLSWAGGLLTGDFGTSYTYRTPVAGMIGDRLWVSLPLALYALTLSTLIAFPAGIWAASRRGSAVDAGVMGVTQLGVAIPNFWFAMLMVLVFAINLRWFSAGGFPGWDAGFFPAMKALTLPAIALALPQASILTRVMRSSLLDTLSEDFIRTARAKGLSRGQALWRHAVRNALIPVLTILGLQFSFLLAGAIIIENVFFLPGLGRLVFQSISARDLIVVESVVMLLVFAVILVNFAVDMAYAWVDPRLRRRR
- a CDS encoding ABC transporter substrate-binding protein gives rise to the protein MLNRRTLIGAASAVALMLSGNIANAQETYIPLISKGFQHQFWQAVKAGADQAAEEFGVAITFEGPDNETMVDRQIDMLAAALAKNPTAIGFAALDSQAAIPLLRQAQENGIPVIAFDSGVDSDIPVTTASTDNVAAAALAADKMAELIGGAGKVAIIAHDQTSRTGIDRVDGFANQIKDKHPDIEVVTVQYGGGDHLKSTELTKAILTANPDLKGIFGANEGSALGVVNGVTEMGKSDIVIIGYDSGKAQKDAIRNGVMAGAITQNPVGIGYETVKAALEASQGKEVPGHIDTGFYYYDKSNIDDPKIAAVLYD
- a CDS encoding fumarylacetoacetate hydrolase family protein — encoded protein: MKLLRFGAPGQEKPGVLDADNRVRDLSSVIPDVAGDALLPETMERLRGLDIAGLPLVDGVPQQDLRLGPCVGAIGKFICIGLNYADHAAESGMDVPPEPVVFNKWTSAIVGPDDDVKIPRGSEKTDWEVELGVVIGKGGAYIDEADAMDHVAGFCVVNDVSEREFQIERSGTWDKGKGCDTFGPTGPWLVTPDEVGNFDDLGMWLEVDGKRYQNGSTKTMVYRVPFLISYLSRFMSLQPGDVISTGTPPGVGMGCKPPVYLEGGEVMKLGIDKLGVQTQKVTKA
- a CDS encoding ABC transporter permease, yielding MTAVNTTSSPSLVGRLVEAGAHQKLLAFASLILLLIGFSIASPNFMQTSNMIAILQATSVNGVLAVAATLVIITGGIDLSVGTLMTFCAVIAGVVLTNLGMPLPLGVIAAIATGAFCGLCSGTFVAKMKIPPFIATLGMMLILKGLSLVISGTRPIYFNDTPGFDQISRGSLIGDIIPALPIPNGVLILFLVAGAAAYILGRTVLGRYTFALGSNEEAVRLSGVNTDFWKMSVYALAGSICGIAGILIASRLNSAQPALGLGYELEAIAAVVIGGTSLSGGRGTVLGTLIGALIMAVLTNGLRVLSVAQEWQTVVTGAIIILAVYADMVRKRKA